In Nilaparvata lugens isolate BPH chromosome 5, ASM1435652v1, whole genome shotgun sequence, the following proteins share a genomic window:
- the LOC111047272 gene encoding uncharacterized protein LOC111047272 has product MAKKCHPIVIDLADDNSISTIVLDDVEPVIIDDDDDDDNSIVSVDSLNTTVASSGTVNISDCTLNTNAASLRNEHDVTLNTTVGSLRNLNDVTPNTTVGSPRNLNDVTPNTTVGSPRNLNDVTLNTTVGSPRNLNDFTSNTTVGSPKNLNDVTPNTMVGKPKKPPNDENAVVIIDDGDEGNAFQITNQLPKLRETYITKKILESEDFIRFSNEIQSKPLNFDGKSVGNRFFNYRNPQEKSNFGNKELERFSSTKTNISEKSGDFVKKTLQGKPQISGVSVENKDSSSDQSDASGKSDSIGLDNRKHQPGTSKMCENSVENEDMNGDQPGKSNKSAENEDMNGDQPGTSKITVVIDDDDDIVEVFNTQQPGTSKTSVKNGNLEEVLDVLGIEANICKKIRNGKIKLENVDELLRRLKAHEAKLLGNALQNLNGAGGGEGGSGDKGGGENGGGEVGRKNRLRRQRTDELLRNMDLDESRFFWSYLNCLKLSATGATNVSEGEEGGGGGGGGEVEEGKENTDGEVEGEKNDVKEEVDRREVGGRKRRSPQYKRRKRRQANKTDGEIMKKKSKSEGDRCENGGKTENGEEGVKENSENDETTNTESNEKENDRIEEEEEDDDDDVILVTSTESASTSQPSSSLSSSSSQTRLANECGNKEVADTVINRPITHSAHLLEPRSGQNIGKKSKKKKKSLNASPNMKKKKMCKSSLNLKKKKKSSGTISLDSVRRALKNVQKSSNCAQTMSNLVQTPLNNAQNSSNSSQKPENWAQMALNNAQRSNSSQRPENWAHMALNNAQRSNSSQRPENWAQMALNNAQRSNSSQRPENWAQMALNNAQRSNSSQRPENWAQMALNNAQRSNSSQRPENWAQMALNNAQRSNSSQRPENWAQMALNNAQRSNSSQKPENWAQMALNNAQRSNSSQKPENWAQIASRNNRCWSNCTQVSSNIGQTSTNSSQMFLNNNRHGSNAAPTLSNVPRTTSGDVIVIEDDPHVFSPSSNNQFSLAGKNIFLPISTLPKTGPRPVFIDGCNVAFSHGRNNQFSVKGIEICVDYFRRLGNKTYVVLPNHRLCHLSDALANAWQRDGTLIVSPSRRINNSIITSDDDRFVIQCAAAMDGIIVTKDQYRDHLGINRLWDVTIEKRLLLLSWIQDMLIFPNDPLGRHGPSLKEFLLY; this is encoded by the exons ATGGCGAAGAAATGTCATCCAATTGTCATCGACCTAGCTGATGACAATTCCATTTCGACAATTGTGCTAGATGATGTCGAACCAGTGataattgatgatgatgatgatgatgataattcaaTAGTATCTGTTGATTCTCTGAACACAACCGTGGCTAGTTCTGGAACTGTAAATATTAGTGATTGCACCCTCAACACTAATGCAGCTAGTCTGAGAAATGAGCATGATGTCACCCTTAATACAACGGTAGGAAGTctgagaaatttgaatgatGTCACCCCTAACACAACGGTAGGAAGTCCGAGAAATTTGAATGATGTCACCCCTAACACAACGGTAGGAAGTCCGAGAAATTTGAATGATGTCACCCTCAACACAACGGTAGGAAGTCCGagaaatttgaatgatttcacCTCTAACACAACGGTAGGAAGTCCAAAAAATTTGAACGATGTCACCCCTAACACAATGGTAGGAAAACCTAAAAAACCTCCAAATGATGAAAATGCCGTTGTAATCATTGATGATGGAGACGAGGGAAATGCGTTCCAAATTACTAACCAATTACCAAAACTAAGAGAAACTTATATCACTAAAAAAATTCTTGAAAGTGAGGATTTTATCAGGTTTAGTAATGAAATTCAGTCAAAACCGTTGAATTTTGATGGGAAATCCGTTGGTAATAGGTTCTTCAACTACAGAAACCCACAAGAAAAGTCGAATTTTGGAAATAAAGAGTTGGAACGGTTCAGTAGCACAAAGACTAATATCAGTGAAAAATCTGGTGACTTTGTCAAGAAAACCCTGCAAGGGAAGCCACAAATTAGTGGAGTGTCGGTTGAAAATAAGGATTCTAGCAGTGATCAATCGGATGCAAGTGGAAAATCTGATTCGATTGGACTTGATAACAGAAAACACCAACCAGGAACGTCGAAAATGTGTGAGAATTCAGTTGAAAATGAGGATATGAACGGTGACCAGCCAGGAAAATCgaataaatcagctgaaaatGAGGATATGAACGGTGACCAGCCAGGAACATCAAAAATAACAGTTGtcattgatgatgatgatgatattgtaGAGGTTTTTAATACTCAACAACCAGGAACGTCGAAAACATCAGTTAAAAATGGGAATCTTGAAGAAGTTTTAGATGTCTTGGGCATAGAAGCCAATATTTGCAAAAAAATTCGCAACGGAAAAATCAAACTTGAAAACGTCGATGAGTTGCTGAGAAGACTGAAGGCGCATGAGGCCAAACTCCTTGGGAATGCTCTGCAGAATTTGAATGGGGccggaggaggagaaggagggagtGGTGataaaggaggaggagagaacgGAGGCGGAGAAGTAGGGAGGAAGAACCGTTTGAGACGTCAAAGAACTGATGAATTGTTGAGAAATATGGATCTCGATGAGTCCAGATTCTTCTGGAGCTACTTGAATTGTTTAAAATTGTCGGCTACCGGTGCAACGAACGTtagtgaaggagaagaaggaggaggaggaggtggaggtggagaagtggaagaagggAAGGAAAATACTGATGGAGAAGTAGAAGGTGAGAAGAATGACGTCAAAGAGGAGGTGGATAGAAGGGAAGTGGGAGGTAGGAAAAGAAGGTCACCTCAGTataaaaggaggaagaggaggcaGGCGAATAAAACTGATGgtgaaataatgaagaagaagagtaaaAGTGAGGGAGACAGATGCGAAAATGGTGGAAAGACGGAGAACGGCGAAGAGGGTGTGAAGGAGAATAGTGAAAATGATGAGACAACGAACACAGAAAGCAATGAAAAGGAGAATGATAGaatagaggaagaggaagaagatgatgatgatgatgtgatacTGGTAACTTCGACTGAATCAGCTTCCACTTCACAACCTTCTTCGTCTCTCTCTTCCAGTTCGTCTCAAACAAGACTGGCGAATGAATGTGGAAATAAAGAGGTTGCTGATACAGTAATAAATAGACCAATCACTCATTCAGCTCATTTACTAGAGCCGAGGTCGGGACAGAATATTGGGAAGAAGtcgaagaaaaaaaagaaatcttTGAATGCCTCGCCCAacatgaaaaaaaagaaaatgtgCAAATCCtctctaaatttgaaaaagaaaaagaaaagttctGGCACGATATCGTTAGATAGTGTGCGAAGGGCACTGAAAAAtgttcaaaagtcgtcaaattGTGCACAAACCATGTCAAATCTTGTGCAAACTCCATTAAATAATGCACAAAATTCGTCAAATAGTTCACAGAAGCCAGAGAATTGGGCGCAGATGGCATTGAATAATGCGCAAAGGTCAAATAGTTCACAAAGGCCAGAGAATTGGGCGCATATGGCATTGAATAATGCGCAAAGGTCAAATAGTTCACAAAGGCCAGAGAATTGGGCGCAGATGGCATTGAATAATGCGCAAAGGTCAAATAGTTCACAAAGGCCAGAGAATTGGGCGCAGATGGCATTGAATAATGCGCAAAGGTCAAATAGTTCACAAAGGCCAGAGAATTGGGCGCAGATGGCATTGAATAATGCGCAAAGGTCAAATAGTTCACAAAGGCCAGAGAATTGGGCGCAGATGGCATTGAATAATGCGCAAAGGTCAAATAGTTCACAAAGGCCAGAGAATTGGGCGCAAATGGCATTGAATAATGCGCAAAGGTCAAATAGTTCACAGAAGCCAGAGAATTGGGCGCAGATGGCATTGAATAATGCGCAAAGGTCAAATAGTTCACAGAAGCCAGAGAATTGGGCGCAGATTGCATCAAGGAATAACAGATGCTGGTCAAATTGTACCCAAGTTTCGTCAAACATTGGTCAAACGTCGACAAACAGTTCACAAATGTTTTTGAACAACAACAGGCACGGGTCAAACGCTGCCCCAACATTGTCCAATGTTCCGAGAACAACATCAGGTGATGTGATTGTAATTGAAGATGATCCACATGTGTTTAGCCCATCATCCAACAACCAGTTTTCCCTCGCTGGAAAAAATATCTTCCTTCCAATTTCGACTCTGCCTAAAACTGGTCCCAGACCTGTTTTCATAGACGGGTGCAACGTGGCATTCAG CCACGGTCGCAACAATCAGTTCTCAGTGAAAGGTATTGAGATCTGCGTGGATTACTTCCGGCGTCTGGGCAACAAGACTTATGTGGTGCTTCCGAACCACCGCCTGTGCCATCTGAGTGACGCCCTGGCGAACGCATGGCAGAGAGACGGCACACTCATCGTCTCGCCCAGTCGACGCATCAATAACagtatcatcacgtctgatgACGACAG GTTTGTGATTCAGTGTGCTGCAGCTATGGATGGAATCATTGTTACCAAGGACCAATACAGGGATCATTTGGGCATTAACCGCTTATGGGACGTAACTATCGAAAAAAG GCTATTACTTCTGTCTTGGATCCAGGACATGCTAATCTTCCCCAATGATCCCCTGGGACGACACGGCCCGTCACTGAaagaatttttattgtattag